The genomic region GCCGTCCGCGAGGACCACCGCCGGGTGGGTGAGGCCGGCGGGCCCCTGGAATGCGTGAACACGATCGTCGCGGTGAGTCTGGACGCCGAGGGCGACGACGAGGGTGAGTTGTTGGTGGACGGACACGATTTCGTGTCGTCGCCGAGGATCTCACCGGACGGACACCGGCTGCTGTGGCTCAGTTGGGAACACCCCGACATGCCTTGGGATGCAACCACTCTGTGGTCCGGCGACCAGGACGGGGCCGGAGCACACCGGCTCGCGGGAGGACCGGGCGTCTCGATCGCCGAACCTGGCTGGACCCCGGATTCCCGAGAAGTCTGGTGCACGGACGAGAGTGGTTTCTGGAACCTGGTGATCGACGGTGCGCCGGCCTACCCGGTGCGGGCCGATTGTGCGGACCCCGCGTGGGTGTTCAGCGATCCGGGGTGGGCCGCACCCGACGCTTCCTCGCTCGTGCTGCGGCGACATGACAGAGGCGGGGTCACGCTGGTCCGCGTCCCCGCAGGGAGGCCGGCAGCGGTCTCGACCCTTGCCTCGTTCGCCGGGTGCAGCGAGCTGGTCTCCGACCCGGACGGCGGGATCGTGCTGGTGGCCTCGTTCCCGGACCGCCCGGCCGCGGTGGTACGAGTCGCGCCCGACGGGCACCAACAGATCCTGCGGCGGAGCGTCGAGATCGATCTCGATCCCGAGCTGCTGTCGATCGCAGAGCCCATTCAGTGGGACACCCCTGACGGGGCAACGAGTTTCGGTTACCTGTACCTCCCGAAGAACCCTGTTGCCCACGCTCCCGCCGGTTCGTTGCCCCCGCTGCTCGTGCTCAGCCATGGGGGCCCGACCGCCGCGGCGAGGTCCGGCCTGTCACTGGGCACGCAGTTCTGGACCAGCCGCGGTTTCGCCGTACTGGACGTCGACTACGGCGGCAGCACCGGTTACGGGCGCGCCTATCGGGATCGGCTGCAGGGCACCTGGGGCATCGTGGACGTGGACGATTGCTGTTCCGGCGCACAGCATCTCGTCGATTCCGGGGTGGTCGATCCGAGCAAGCTGGTGATCAAGGGCGGCAGTGCAGGTGGGTACACGACGCTCGCAGCGCTGGCCTTCCGCGACACCTTCGCCGTCGGGGTGAGTCGGTACGGCATCGGTGATCTGGAGACCTTGGCGACCGACACCCACAAGTTCGAATCGCGGTACCTCGACGGACTGGTCGGCCCGTACCCGCAGGAGAAGGCCCGCTACGAGGAGCGTTCACCGATCCACCACGTCGACGGGTTCGACTGTGCCCTGCTCGTGCTGCAGGGCGAGGACGACAAGGTCGTTCCGCCTGCCCAGGCGACCAGCATC from Nakamurella sp. A5-74 harbors:
- a CDS encoding prolyl oligopeptidase family serine peptidase, giving the protein MTADSTPTSSSTVPHGAWPSPIDLDMITAGSVGLSGVQCDHADGSVYWLESRASEAGRSVLVRWRDGRREDVTPAPFNVRNGVHEYGGTSYRVQDGVLVFSDFADGRLYVQRVDSTDEPRPLTPDLPGRVLRYADPVLDESRRRVLAVREDHRRVGEAGGPLECVNTIVAVSLDAEGDDEGELLVDGHDFVSSPRISPDGHRLLWLSWEHPDMPWDATTLWSGDQDGAGAHRLAGGPGVSIAEPGWTPDSREVWCTDESGFWNLVIDGAPAYPVRADCADPAWVFSDPGWAAPDASSLVLRRHDRGGVTLVRVPAGRPAAVSTLASFAGCSELVSDPDGGIVLVASFPDRPAAVVRVAPDGHQQILRRSVEIDLDPELLSIAEPIQWDTPDGATSFGYLYLPKNPVAHAPAGSLPPLLVLSHGGPTAAARSGLSLGTQFWTSRGFAVLDVDYGGSTGYGRAYRDRLQGTWGIVDVDDCCSGAQHLVDSGVVDPSKLVIKGGSAGGYTTLAALAFRDTFAVGVSRYGIGDLETLATDTHKFESRYLDGLVGPYPQEKARYEERSPIHHVDGFDCALLVLQGEDDKVVPPAQATSIADAVRAKGRPVALRMYAGEGHGFRTSESVRDATLSELAFYGRIFGFQPADAVPDLQIDNL